Part of the Pseudodesulfovibrio hydrargyri genome is shown below.
TTCGTATCCGGCATCCTCCCGGCCGTCCTGCTGACCTGCCTGTTCATCGCCGGCATCCACATCCAGTGCAGGATCAACCCGGCGCTGGGCCCCAAGGGCGACACCTTCACCTGGACGGAGAAGCTCAAATCCCTGGCCAACCTCGTCGACACCCTGCTCATCTTCGCCCTGGTCATCGGCGGCCTGTTCCGGGGGTGGTTCACCCCCACCGAGGCGGCCTCCATCGGAGTCATCGGCGTGATCGCCCTGGCCCTGGTCAAGCGCCAACTCACCTGGCAGGCCTTCGTCAACTCGCTGTACGAGACCCTGCGCACCTCCTGCATGGTATTGGTGCTCATCGCGGGCGCGGTGGTCTTCGGCAAGTTCCTGGCCGTGACCCGCATCCCCTTCGACATCGCCAACTGGGTGTCCGCCTTCGACATGCCGCCCTTCGCCATCATGGGCACGATCATCCTGATCTACTTCATCGGCGGCTGCTTCATGGACTCGCTGGCGTTGATCATGCTGACCATCCCGGTCTTCTACCCGGTGGTCACGGGCATGGGCTTCGACCCCATCTGGTTCGGCATCATCATCGTCCTGGTCACCGAGATGGGGGTCATCACCCCGCCGGTGGGCATCAATGTCTATGTGGTCTACGGCATGTGCCGCAAAATCGCCCCGGACGTGACCCTGGAGGACGTGTTCAAGGGCATCCTGCCGTTCATGCTCGCCATCGTCATCGGCATCGCCCTGCTCTTCCTCTTCCCGCAGATCATCCTGTTCCTGCC
Proteins encoded:
- a CDS encoding TRAP transporter large permease; its protein translation is MDPTTAGIIGICIMVFLFMTRMPVAFVMMLVGFVGFSLLTSWRGGLNLMSRNIYDAFASYELSTIPLFILMGQIAFNCGISRRLYQTAYRFLGNTRGGLAMATVSACTAFGAVCGSSPATAATMSTVGIPEMKRYGYANSLAAASVASGGGLGMIMPPSVVLIIYGVLTEQSIGALFVSGILPAVLLTCLFIAGIHIQCRINPALGPKGDTFTWTEKLKSLANLVDTLLIFALVIGGLFRGWFTPTEAASIGVIGVIALALVKRQLTWQAFVNSLYETLRTSCMVLVLIAGAVVFGKFLAVTRIPFDIANWVSAFDMPPFAIMGTIILIYFIGGCFMDSLALIMLTIPVFYPVVTGMGFDPIWFGIIIVLVTEMGVITPPVGINVYVVYGMCRKIAPDVTLEDVFKGILPFMLAIVIGIALLFLFPQIILFLPGLMY